One window of the Triticum dicoccoides isolate Atlit2015 ecotype Zavitan chromosome 3B, WEW_v2.0, whole genome shotgun sequence genome contains the following:
- the LOC119281157 gene encoding uncharacterized protein LOC119281157 encodes MASARSIPRAARCLILFAPIVPVAAVTVHQSNARARARASHQIERADMASASPSWAILGSVPRVAAADADLPPGADLSLALPAPPRVGLLTIPPRIFADRTTSDNFPSVLAVDPSGLLLLHANQGRATAPTVINTPSLREFSWRPFAPGYFVLDATTATALPLPKPELIMHMGHVGLISSPAGGGHYMVAELQPFVGGDKAILLRFSSEVGEWVSKYIGYPLPARILCPNRVVSHSGRLWWVDLSWCLLTCDPFEDTPVLRVVPLPEGKALKPREAWGLLDKYRCVRVSGGKLRFVDMYSRNRDSRGATQISVWTLADPDTTEWTLEYEATFKEIWDDASYKATGLPRKIPVLALIHPTNPDVVYFFLDEHLLGVNVRARKVVECEVYELVAPPSEHVATRFIHAWQLPPALCSGSAEETEDGVNEELQQLPL; translated from the exons ATGGCATCCGCGCGGTCCATTCCCCGAgccgcccgttgcctgatcctcttCGCTCCCATAGTCCCCGTCGCCGCGGTCACCGTTCACCAGTCCAACGCCAGAGCACGCGCGCGCGCAAGCCACCAGATCGAGCGAGCCGACATGGCATCCGCGTCGCCGTCGTGGGCCATCCTCGGCAGCGTGCCGCGGGTGGCGGCCGCCGACGCCGACCTCCCTCCGGGCGCCGACCTCTCCCTCGCGCTGCCGGCGCCGCCGCGCGTCGGGCTCCTCACCATCCCCCCGCGCATCTTCGCGGACCGCACCACCTCCGACAACTTCCCCTCCGTCCTCGCCGTCGacccctccggcctcctcctcctccacgccaACCAGGGCCGCGCCACGGCCCCCACCGTCATCAACACCCCCAGCCTCCGGGAGTTCAGCTGGCGCCCGTTCGCCCCGGGCTACTTCGTCCTCgacgccaccaccgccaccgccctgCCGCTCCCGAAACCTGAGCTCATCATGCACATGGGTCACGTCGGCCTCATCTCCTCCCCGGCGGGTGGCGGCCACTACATGGTCGCCGAGCTCCAGCCATTCGTTGGCGGTGACAAGGCCATCCTCCTGCGCTTCTCGTCGGAAGTCGGAGAGTGGGTCAGCAAGTACATCGGCTACCCGCTTCCTGCCAGGATTCTGTGCCCCAACCGCGTGGTCTCGCACTCCGGGAGGCTCTGGTGGGTCGACCTCTCCTGGTGCCTCCTCACCTGCGACCCCTTCGAGGACACGCCGGTGCTGAGGGTCGTCCCGCTCCCGGAGGGCAAGGCGCTCAAGCCCAGGGAAGCTTGGGGATTGCTTGACAAGTACCGATGCGTACGTGTCAGCGGCGGCAAGCTGCGGTTCGTGGACATGTACTCCAGGAATCGTGACAGCCGCGGCGCTACACAGATCAGCGTCTGGACGCTCGCCGATCCGGACACCACGGAGTGGACGCTGGAGTATGAGGCCACCTTTAAGGAGATCTGGGACGACGCGAGCTACAAGGCGACTGGTCTGCCCAGGAAGATCCCCGTGCTTGCGCTCATCCACCCCACCAACCCCGACGTGGTCTACTTTTTCCTCGACGAGCATCTGCTCGGTGTCAACGTGCGTGCTCGCAAGGTTGTGGAGTGTGAGGTCTACGAGCTGGTTGCGCCGCCTAGCGAGCACGTCGCCACCCGTTTCATTCACGCTTGGCAGCTGCCACCAGCTCTCTGCTCAG GTTCTGCAGAGGAGACTGAAGACGGCGTGAATGAAGAGCTGCAGCAACTCCCTCTGTAA